One Candidatus Deferrimicrobiaceae bacterium genomic region harbors:
- a CDS encoding transposase translates to MPRGSRIDFPGAFHHVCARGIEKRDIVKDDRDREELRRRVHLNLERAKASCLAWAFLPNHFHLLFYSEDGVLSLFMHRLMSGYSLYFNRRHQRVGHLFQNRFRSSVIKTEPYLREAIRYIHLNPLRAGLVGTLDDLARYPWTMHREILRSGGFPWAEFPMLGDFFGGDGGNTTIMNYLEFLEAGLRTDPTVSISYRPGQGETMFSSGCGTASVSEEQEESYGEFLRVVSKACREAGIPVDRFQTGRRDRISSIVRTEILKHCVAVMGMERRQVSSWLGITDAGGAYLLRTAEKRGAHSPLPGGIANDSPSGMIPDPAVSRS, encoded by the coding sequence ATGCCGAGAGGTTCGAGGATCGATTTTCCCGGGGCATTCCACCATGTGTGCGCCAGGGGAATCGAGAAAAGGGATATCGTCAAAGACGACCGGGACCGGGAGGAACTCCGCCGCCGGGTCCACTTGAACCTTGAACGGGCGAAGGCCTCCTGTCTGGCCTGGGCATTTCTGCCGAATCATTTTCACCTTCTGTTCTACAGTGAAGACGGCGTCCTGTCCCTGTTCATGCATCGACTGATGTCGGGCTACTCGTTGTATTTCAACCGGAGACACCAACGGGTAGGGCATCTGTTCCAGAACCGGTTTCGATCCTCCGTCATCAAGACGGAGCCGTATCTGCGGGAAGCAATCCGGTACATTCATTTGAATCCCCTTCGTGCGGGTCTGGTCGGCACGCTGGATGATCTTGCCCGATATCCCTGGACCATGCACAGGGAAATCCTCCGGTCCGGAGGGTTTCCGTGGGCCGAGTTCCCGATGCTGGGGGATTTCTTCGGTGGGGATGGCGGGAACACGACGATCATGAATTATCTGGAGTTCCTGGAGGCCGGATTACGGACGGACCCCACAGTCTCCATTTCGTACCGTCCCGGCCAAGGGGAGACGATGTTCTCGTCGGGGTGTGGGACCGCTTCAGTGTCGGAAGAACAGGAAGAGTCGTATGGCGAATTCCTCCGGGTGGTGTCCAAGGCCTGCCGGGAGGCAGGAATTCCCGTTGACCGGTTCCAAACGGGGCGAAGGGACCGAATCTCTTCGATCGTCAGGACCGAGATTCTTAAGCATTGCGTCGCCGTGATGGGCATGGAACGGCGCCAAGTCTCCTCGTGGTTGGGGATCACGGACGCTGGAGGAGCCTACTTGCTCCGGACGGCCGAAAAGCGCGGTGCCCATTCTCCGCTTCCCGGTGGAATAGCGAACGATTCGCCATCCGGCATGATCCCGGACCCCGCCGTTTCCCGCTCATAG
- a CDS encoding AEC family transporter: MDILQAVLPVFLVIAIGAAARRFRFLGDPFIDTANMLVYYLLLPALLFYKIGTSNFREAFNAPLVIGGYAATVATFLLAVFLSRALGISPAERGSFVQGAFRANLAYVGLPIVLSAAGDIGLRKGGILLGFMVPLLNSLAVVALILPHGDGKGRARENARRIGLQLVTNPLILSSFLGIVWSMLKFPLPGLVDNTLEILSSATLPLSLLCLGGSFSFERARSGFRVASLAAGMKTLLLTAIAVALYRWMGLSGQDLRVGVIMMGCPTAVITYVMASQLNGDTDLAGTIIVLSTATSAVTISGWLHVLHVAGW, encoded by the coding sequence ATGGACATCCTGCAGGCGGTTCTGCCCGTTTTTCTGGTGATCGCCATCGGAGCCGCCGCCCGCCGGTTCCGGTTCCTCGGGGACCCGTTCATCGACACGGCGAACATGCTCGTCTATTACCTTCTGCTCCCCGCCCTCCTTTTCTACAAGATCGGCACCTCGAATTTCCGGGAGGCGTTCAACGCACCCCTCGTCATCGGGGGGTACGCGGCGACCGTGGCCACCTTCCTCCTGGCGGTCTTCCTCTCGCGGGCCCTGGGAATTTCCCCCGCCGAGCGCGGCTCGTTCGTCCAGGGGGCGTTCCGGGCGAACCTCGCCTACGTGGGGCTGCCGATCGTCCTCTCCGCGGCCGGGGACATCGGGCTGCGAAAAGGGGGGATCCTCCTGGGCTTCATGGTCCCGCTGCTCAATTCCCTGGCGGTCGTCGCCCTCATCCTCCCGCACGGCGACGGGAAGGGTCGCGCGAGGGAGAACGCGCGCCGAATCGGGCTCCAGCTTGTCACCAACCCCCTGATCCTCTCCTCCTTCCTCGGGATCGTCTGGAGCATGCTGAAGTTCCCCCTCCCCGGGCTGGTCGACAACACGCTGGAGATCCTCTCCTCGGCCACGCTGCCGCTGTCGCTTCTTTGCCTGGGAGGTTCGTTCTCCTTCGAGCGGGCCCGGTCGGGGTTCCGCGTCGCGTCGCTGGCGGCGGGGATGAAGACCCTCCTGCTGACGGCCATCGCGGTCGCCCTCTACCGGTGGATGGGGCTTTCCGGGCAAGACCTGCGCGTGGGGGTGATCATGATGGGGTGCCCGACGGCGGTGATCACCTACGTGATGGCGTCGCAGCTGAACGGGGACACCGACCTCGCGGGGACGATCATCGTCCTCTCCACGGCGACCTCGGCCGTCACGATCTCGGGCTGGCTCCACGTGTTACACGTGGCCGGCTGGTAG
- a CDS encoding LUD domain-containing protein, whose amino-acid sequence MRRTAELLDRVRAALRGRTVAEPGLPYVASREPGGAGSVQERIDLFRRKFEALGGTFLAGPAERVIPGLGELLRVEGVTALFFPEEDPASRQVADDLVPFGPFLLASPGDVVQAEPPVSAGIQSAEFAIAESGTIVQTSRGGKSLLPGLASDVHVALLAPDRFLAGMEDCLEALSADPPRNISLITGPSRTGDIELTLTVGVHGPRRVIAVLPLPAGHV is encoded by the coding sequence GTGAGACGGACGGCCGAACTGCTGGACCGCGTCCGCGCGGCGCTGCGCGGCCGGACGGTGGCGGAACCGGGCCTCCCCTACGTCGCGTCCCGGGAGCCGGGGGGGGCGGGCAGCGTGCAGGAGAGGATCGATCTGTTCCGGCGCAAGTTCGAAGCGCTGGGCGGGACGTTCCTCGCGGGGCCCGCCGAACGCGTGATCCCGGGCCTGGGGGAATTGCTCCGCGTGGAGGGGGTCACCGCTCTCTTCTTCCCGGAGGAGGACCCGGCTTCCCGCCAGGTGGCGGACGACCTCGTCCCGTTCGGGCCGTTCCTCCTCGCCTCCCCCGGCGACGTCGTGCAGGCCGAGCCGCCGGTCTCGGCGGGAATCCAGTCCGCCGAGTTCGCCATCGCCGAGTCGGGCACGATCGTCCAGACCAGCCGGGGGGGGAAATCGCTTCTGCCGGGGCTCGCCTCGGACGTCCACGTCGCCCTCCTCGCCCCCGACCGGTTCCTGGCCGGGATGGAGGATTGCCTCGAGGCGCTCTCCGCCGACCCTCCCCGGAACATCTCCCTGATCACGGGGCCCAGCCGAACGGGGGACATCGAGCTGACCCTCACCGTCGGGGTCCACGGCCCCCGGAGGGTGATCGCGGTTCTGCCCCTACCAGCCGGCCACGTGTAA
- a CDS encoding SDR family oxidoreductase: MFYLVTGGAGFIGSNLVSALLALGHRVRVLDNFLTGKKENLAGLVERYREAFELVEGDLRDLEVTRRAVEGTEYVLHQGALPSVPRSVADPVLSNEINVGGTLTLLVAARDAGVGRVVFAASSSVYGDTPELPKRESMTPNPKSPYAAQKLAGEHYMRIFCEVYGLETVSLRYFNVFGPKQDPASTYAAVIPRFITSVLSGTPPTIYGDGLQTRDFTYIDNVVQANLRACEAPKEACGRVFNIACGERVSLLDILEIVYKLSGRRVAPKFEPSRPGDVRDSLADISLAKDLLGYEPQVGFPEGLSRTFDFFSKQGRS, from the coding sequence ATGTTCTACCTGGTGACAGGCGGAGCGGGGTTCATCGGGTCGAACTTGGTATCGGCCCTCCTTGCGTTAGGCCACAGGGTCCGGGTTCTGGACAATTTCCTCACGGGGAAGAAAGAGAACCTCGCCGGCCTCGTCGAAAGATATAGAGAGGCGTTTGAGCTGGTGGAGGGGGATCTCCGTGACCTCGAAGTTACGCGTCGAGCCGTGGAGGGGACGGAATACGTCCTCCATCAAGGTGCGCTCCCCTCGGTCCCTCGCTCGGTCGCGGACCCGGTCCTGTCCAACGAGATCAACGTGGGGGGGACGCTTACCCTCCTCGTCGCGGCCCGGGATGCCGGGGTCGGAAGGGTCGTCTTCGCCGCCTCTTCTTCCGTTTACGGCGACACGCCCGAACTCCCCAAGCGCGAGTCGATGACGCCGAACCCGAAGAGTCCCTACGCCGCCCAGAAACTTGCCGGCGAGCACTATATGCGGATCTTCTGCGAGGTGTACGGCCTCGAGACGGTCTCCCTACGGTACTTCAACGTCTTCGGGCCGAAACAGGATCCGGCGTCGACGTACGCAGCCGTGATCCCCCGGTTCATCACGTCGGTCCTCTCCGGGACTCCCCCTACGATCTACGGGGACGGCCTCCAGACGCGCGACTTCACCTACATCGACAACGTGGTGCAGGCGAATCTCCGGGCGTGCGAGGCCCCGAAGGAGGCGTGCGGGAGGGTGTTCAACATCGCCTGCGGGGAGCGCGTCTCCCTGCTCGACATCCTGGAGATCGTCTACAAACTGTCCGGCCGCCGCGTCGCTCCCAAGTTCGAGCCGTCGCGACCGGGGGACGTCCGCGACTCCCTGGCCGACATCTCCCTGGCGAAGGATCTTCTCGGGTATGAACCTCAGGTCGGGTTCCCCGAGGGGCTCTCCCGGACGTTCGACTTCTTTTCAAAACAGGGACGTTCTTAA
- a CDS encoding nucleotide sugar dehydrogenase: MKGRSSRDDLLSRLKRKDFTAAVIGLGYVGLPLAIEYAGAGIRVIGIDADGAKVRAIRSGKSYIDDVPPEAVRNAVEAGLLRATSDYSALAEADTVNICVPTPLRKTKDPDLSYVVNAAEQVAKYLHREMLIVLESTTYPGTTDELLVPMFEEKGFTVGKDIFLAFSPERVDPGNTQYSTKNIPKIVGGATPRCTKMAEALYGGVMEQIHPVSNAAVAEMVKLLENTFRSVNIGLVNEIALMCNRMKIDVWEVIDAAKTKPFGFMPFYPGPGIGGHCIPLDPFYLSWKAKQYGFESRFIELAGVINGQMPHYVVGKVVDALNRFKKSVNGAKVLVLGVAYKKDISDVRESPALDILQLLSQKGAKLSYCDPHVPVLSEHGMKMKAQPFSAATLRRADCVVVVTDHSAFDYQLVARESKVVVDARNALKGKNGHKIIKL, encoded by the coding sequence TTGAAAGGAAGAAGTTCCCGCGACGACCTTCTCTCCCGCCTGAAGCGGAAGGACTTCACCGCGGCGGTCATCGGCCTCGGGTACGTGGGGCTGCCGCTCGCGATCGAGTACGCGGGGGCGGGGATTCGCGTCATCGGGATCGACGCCGACGGCGCCAAGGTCCGGGCGATCCGCTCGGGGAAGTCGTACATCGACGATGTCCCCCCCGAAGCGGTTCGAAACGCGGTGGAAGCCGGTCTCCTGCGGGCGACATCCGACTACTCGGCGCTGGCCGAGGCAGACACCGTCAACATCTGCGTCCCCACGCCGCTGCGCAAGACGAAGGACCCGGATCTCTCCTACGTCGTGAACGCGGCGGAGCAGGTCGCGAAATACCTCCACCGGGAGATGCTGATCGTCCTGGAGAGCACCACCTACCCGGGGACGACCGACGAACTCCTCGTCCCGATGTTCGAGGAGAAGGGGTTCACGGTCGGTAAAGACATCTTCCTCGCCTTCTCCCCGGAGCGCGTCGATCCGGGCAACACGCAGTACAGCACGAAAAACATCCCGAAGATCGTCGGGGGGGCGACGCCTCGCTGCACGAAGATGGCGGAGGCCCTCTACGGGGGCGTGATGGAGCAGATCCACCCCGTCTCCAACGCCGCAGTGGCGGAGATGGTCAAACTCCTGGAGAACACGTTCCGCTCGGTGAACATCGGGCTGGTGAACGAGATCGCCCTCATGTGCAACCGCATGAAGATCGACGTCTGGGAGGTGATCGACGCCGCGAAGACGAAGCCTTTCGGGTTCATGCCGTTCTACCCCGGGCCGGGGATCGGGGGGCACTGCATCCCCCTGGACCCGTTCTACCTGTCGTGGAAGGCGAAGCAGTACGGCTTCGAGTCCCGGTTCATCGAGCTGGCCGGTGTGATCAACGGGCAGATGCCCCACTACGTGGTCGGCAAGGTCGTCGACGCGCTCAACCGGTTCAAAAAATCGGTCAACGGCGCGAAGGTTCTGGTCCTGGGCGTCGCCTACAAGAAGGACATCAGCGACGTCCGCGAGTCTCCGGCGCTCGACATCCTCCAGCTCCTCTCCCAGAAGGGGGCGAAACTCTCCTACTGCGACCCGCACGTGCCGGTCCTCTCCGAGCACGGGATGAAGATGAAGGCGCAGCCGTTTTCGGCGGCGACGCTTCGGCGGGCCGACTGCGTCGTGGTGGTGACCGACCACAGCGCCTTCGATTACCAGCTGGTCGCCCGCGAGTCGAAGGTGGTGGTCGACGCCCGCAACGCCCTGAAAGGGAAAAACGGCCACAAGATCATCAAACTCTGA
- a CDS encoding cytochrome c, giving the protein MRLRAVWSFLVVLLMVAAVSGCAKKEEPKPVAPAPVPAISAVEEGKALFEQKCSVCHGLDRATARTETKERWMSIIKEMQGKKADWITDADAAKILEYISSTHGK; this is encoded by the coding sequence ATGCGTTTGCGCGCTGTTTGGTCTTTCCTTGTCGTGCTGCTGATGGTTGCCGCAGTCTCCGGGTGCGCCAAGAAGGAGGAGCCGAAGCCCGTCGCGCCGGCGCCGGTCCCCGCGATATCCGCCGTGGAGGAGGGGAAAGCCCTCTTCGAACAGAAGTGCAGCGTCTGCCACGGCCTCGACCGGGCCACCGCCCGCACCGAGACCAAGGAGCGGTGGATGTCGATCATCAAGGAGATGCAGGGAAAGAAGGCGGACTGGATCACGGACGCGGACGCCGCGAAGATCCTCGAGTACATCTCCTCGACGCACGGGAAGTGA
- a CDS encoding tRNA (adenine-N1)-methyltransferase: protein MEGRSPAGPLRAGETVILVDPKGEERMIILTPGKPFGTHKGNLLHDDIIGKADGSRVWTAMGAEYRVFRPTFIQYVMNLKRHAQIIYPKDIGPILLWADIFPGATVVEAGIGWGALAIKLLEAIGPKGRLVSYEVREDFAASGGRTVERFLGACENHEIKVRDIYQGIEEREVDRIVLDLPEPWHVVPHAASALVPGGILLSYLPSTLQVKQMVDRIEEEGGFTEPEVFEVIHRPWHVKGLSVRPVQWMFSHSAFLIVCRKKA from the coding sequence ATGGAAGGACGGAGCCCGGCGGGGCCGCTGCGCGCGGGAGAGACCGTGATCCTCGTCGACCCGAAGGGGGAGGAGCGGATGATCATCCTGACCCCGGGGAAGCCCTTCGGGACCCACAAGGGGAACCTCCTGCACGACGACATCATCGGGAAGGCGGACGGTAGCCGGGTCTGGACCGCCATGGGGGCGGAGTACCGGGTATTCCGGCCGACGTTCATCCAATATGTGATGAACCTCAAGCGGCACGCCCAGATCATCTACCCGAAGGACATCGGCCCCATCCTGTTGTGGGCGGACATCTTCCCCGGCGCCACCGTGGTCGAGGCGGGGATCGGGTGGGGGGCGCTCGCGATCAAGCTGCTCGAGGCCATCGGGCCGAAGGGGCGCCTCGTGTCGTACGAGGTGCGGGAGGACTTCGCCGCGAGCGGCGGCCGGACGGTCGAGCGGTTCCTCGGGGCGTGCGAGAACCACGAGATCAAGGTGCGCGACATCTACCAGGGGATCGAGGAGAGGGAGGTGGACCGGATCGTCCTCGACCTGCCCGAGCCGTGGCACGTGGTCCCCCACGCCGCCTCGGCGCTCGTCCCGGGAGGGATCCTGCTCTCCTACCTCCCCTCCACGCTGCAGGTCAAGCAGATGGTCGACCGGATCGAGGAGGAGGGCGGCTTCACCGAGCCGGAAGTCTTCGAGGTGATCCATCGCCCCTGGCACGTGAAGGGGCTGTCCGTGCGCCCCGTCCAGTGGATGTTCTCCCACTCGGCGTTCCTCATCGTCTGCCGCAAAAAAGCTTAG
- a CDS encoding ATP-binding protein, producing MKCKRCGKAAAAVDLPSHHSAFCPECFFVFFRRQVEEGIRKFSLLSPRDRVLVCVSGGKDSLVLWDILLDLGYDAEGLTIDLGIEGYSDRSREKVMAYAESRGKEPIVVDLRREGVPIPEAAKKSRKEECSVCGTVKRYFFNRVAASRGFSVVATGHNLDDESARLLGNLMHWHREHLARQHPLLPEASDGLVRKIKPLWRVSERETAAYGFLKEIDYVTEECPMSFDATSLVYKEALSLIEEKMPGTRINFYQGFLQGRESRGTFLPFPEEGAAAGGEEEAGGAPTKCALCGAPSYTETCAFCRLKEKVGKGGRR from the coding sequence GTGAAGTGCAAGCGATGCGGGAAGGCCGCGGCCGCGGTCGACCTGCCCAGCCACCATTCCGCCTTCTGCCCCGAATGCTTCTTCGTCTTTTTTCGCCGGCAGGTCGAGGAGGGGATCCGGAAGTTCTCCCTTCTCTCCCCGCGCGACCGCGTCCTCGTCTGCGTCTCCGGCGGGAAGGACAGCCTCGTCCTGTGGGACATCCTCCTGGATCTCGGGTACGACGCGGAGGGGCTCACCATCGACCTCGGGATCGAGGGGTACTCGGACCGCTCGAGGGAGAAGGTCATGGCCTACGCGGAATCCCGGGGAAAGGAGCCCATCGTCGTGGACCTGCGGCGGGAAGGGGTGCCGATCCCCGAGGCGGCCAAGAAAAGCCGCAAGGAGGAGTGCTCCGTCTGCGGGACGGTGAAACGGTACTTCTTCAACCGGGTCGCGGCCTCGCGCGGGTTCTCCGTGGTCGCCACCGGCCACAACCTCGACGACGAGTCGGCAAGACTGTTGGGGAACCTGATGCACTGGCACCGGGAGCACCTTGCGCGCCAGCATCCCCTCCTGCCCGAGGCGAGCGACGGACTGGTGCGGAAGATCAAGCCGCTGTGGCGGGTGAGCGAGAGGGAGACGGCGGCGTACGGGTTCCTCAAGGAGATCGACTACGTGACCGAGGAGTGCCCGATGAGCTTCGACGCCACCTCCCTCGTCTATAAGGAGGCCCTCTCCCTCATCGAGGAGAAGATGCCCGGGACCCGGATCAATTTCTACCAGGGCTTCCTCCAGGGCAGGGAAAGCAGGGGGACGTTCCTTCCCTTTCCGGAAGAGGGGGCGGCGGCCGGCGGGGAGGAGGAAGCCGGGGGCGCGCCGACAAAATGCGCGCTCTGCGGGGCGCCCTCGTACACGGAGACGTGCGCGTTCTGCCGGCTGAAGGAGAAGGTCGGCAAAGGGGGGCGGCGGTGA